A genomic stretch from Kogia breviceps isolate mKogBre1 chromosome 1, mKogBre1 haplotype 1, whole genome shotgun sequence includes:
- the HJV gene encoding hemojuvelin isoform X2 has product MIQHNCSRQGPTAPPPPRGPALPGAGPVRSSGPPAPDPCDYEGRFFRLNGQPPGFLHCASFGDPHVRSFHHHFHTCRVQGAWPLLDNDFLFVQATSSPVASGANATTTRKLTIIFKNMQECIDQKVYQAEVDNLPAAFEDGSVNGGHRPGGSSLSIRTANPGSHVEIRAAYIGTTIIIRQTAGQLSFSIKVAEDVARAFSAEQDLQLCVGGCPPSQRLSRSERSRRGTITIDTARQLCKEGLPVEDAYFHSCVFDVLISGDPNFTVAAQAALEDARAFLPDLENLHLFPSDAGVPLSSATLLAPLLSGVFVLWLCIQ; this is encoded by the exons ATGATCCAGCACAACTGCTCCCGCCAGGGCCCCacggcccctcccccaccccgaggCCCAGCCCTTCCAGGCGCAGGCCCGGTGCGCTCCTCTGGTCCCCCAGCCCCGGACCCCTGTGACTATGAAGGCCGGTTTTTCCGGCTGAACGGTCAGCCCCCAGGCTTCTTGCATTGCGCCTCCTTCGGGGACCCTCACGTGCGCAGCTTCCATCACCACTTTCACACGTGCCGTGTCCAAGGAGCTTGGCCCTTGCTGGATAATGACTTCCTTTTTGTCCAGGCCACCAGCTCCCCCGTGGCATCGGGGGCCAACGCCACCACCACCCGGAAG CTCACCATTATATTTAAGAACATGCAGGAATGCATTGATCAGAAGGTCTACCAGGCTGAGGTGGACAATCTTCCCGCAGCCTTTGAAGATGGTTCTGTCAATGGAGGTCACCGACCTGGGGGCTCAAGTTTATCCATTCGGACTGCTAACCCTGGGAGCCATGTGGAGATCCGAGCTGCCTACATTGGCACAACTATAATCATTCGGCAGACAGCTGGGCAGCTCTCCTTCTCCATCAAAGTAGCAGAGGATGTGGCCAGGGCCTTCTCAGCTGAGCAGGACTTGCAGCTCTGCGTTGGGGGATGCCCTCCAAGTCAGCGACTCTCACGCTCGGAGCGCAGTCGTCGGGGAACTATAACCATTGATACTGCCAGACAGCTGTGCAAGGAAGGGCTGCCAGTTGAAGACGCTTACTTCCATTCCTGTGTCTTTGATGTTTTAATCTCTGGTGACCCCAACTTTACTGTGGCAGCTCAGGCAGCTCTGGAGGATGCCCGAGCCTTCCTGCCAGACTTGGAAAACCTGCACCTCTTCCCCTCGGATGCTGGGGTTCCTCTTTCCTCAGCAACCCTCCTAGCCCCACTCCTTTCTGGGGTCTTTGTTCTGTGGCTTTGCATTCAATAA
- the HJV gene encoding hemojuvelin isoform X1, giving the protein MGDPGQSPSPWCPHGSPPTLSILTLLLLLCGHAHSQCKILRCNAEYVSSTLSLRGGGSPGALRGGDRGGGVGSSGLCRALRSYALCTRRTARTCRGDLAFHSAVHGIEDLMIQHNCSRQGPTAPPPPRGPALPGAGPVRSSGPPAPDPCDYEGRFFRLNGQPPGFLHCASFGDPHVRSFHHHFHTCRVQGAWPLLDNDFLFVQATSSPVASGANATTTRKLTIIFKNMQECIDQKVYQAEVDNLPAAFEDGSVNGGHRPGGSSLSIRTANPGSHVEIRAAYIGTTIIIRQTAGQLSFSIKVAEDVARAFSAEQDLQLCVGGCPPSQRLSRSERSRRGTITIDTARQLCKEGLPVEDAYFHSCVFDVLISGDPNFTVAAQAALEDARAFLPDLENLHLFPSDAGVPLSSATLLAPLLSGVFVLWLCIQ; this is encoded by the exons ATGGGGGATCCAGGCCAGTCCCCTAGTCCCTGGTGCCCCCATGGCAGTCCCCCAACTCTAAGCATTCTCACTCTCCTGCTGCTCCTCTGTGGACATG CTCATTCTCAGTGCAAGATCCTCCGCTGCAATGCTGAGTATGTATCTTCCACTCTGAGCCTTAGAGGTGGGGGTTCACCAGGAGCCCTTCGAGGAGGAGAccggggtggaggggtgggctcCAGCGGCCTCTGCCGAGCCCTCCGCTCCTACGCGCTCTGCACTCGGCGCACGGCCCGCACCTGCCGCGGGGACCTCGCCTTCCATTCTGCTGTGCACGGCATCGAAGACCTGATGATCCAGCACAACTGCTCCCGCCAGGGCCCCacggcccctcccccaccccgaggCCCAGCCCTTCCAGGCGCAGGCCCGGTGCGCTCCTCTGGTCCCCCAGCCCCGGACCCCTGTGACTATGAAGGCCGGTTTTTCCGGCTGAACGGTCAGCCCCCAGGCTTCTTGCATTGCGCCTCCTTCGGGGACCCTCACGTGCGCAGCTTCCATCACCACTTTCACACGTGCCGTGTCCAAGGAGCTTGGCCCTTGCTGGATAATGACTTCCTTTTTGTCCAGGCCACCAGCTCCCCCGTGGCATCGGGGGCCAACGCCACCACCACCCGGAAG CTCACCATTATATTTAAGAACATGCAGGAATGCATTGATCAGAAGGTCTACCAGGCTGAGGTGGACAATCTTCCCGCAGCCTTTGAAGATGGTTCTGTCAATGGAGGTCACCGACCTGGGGGCTCAAGTTTATCCATTCGGACTGCTAACCCTGGGAGCCATGTGGAGATCCGAGCTGCCTACATTGGCACAACTATAATCATTCGGCAGACAGCTGGGCAGCTCTCCTTCTCCATCAAAGTAGCAGAGGATGTGGCCAGGGCCTTCTCAGCTGAGCAGGACTTGCAGCTCTGCGTTGGGGGATGCCCTCCAAGTCAGCGACTCTCACGCTCGGAGCGCAGTCGTCGGGGAACTATAACCATTGATACTGCCAGACAGCTGTGCAAGGAAGGGCTGCCAGTTGAAGACGCTTACTTCCATTCCTGTGTCTTTGATGTTTTAATCTCTGGTGACCCCAACTTTACTGTGGCAGCTCAGGCAGCTCTGGAGGATGCCCGAGCCTTCCTGCCAGACTTGGAAAACCTGCACCTCTTCCCCTCGGATGCTGGGGTTCCTCTTTCCTCAGCAACCCTCCTAGCCCCACTCCTTTCTGGGGTCTTTGTTCTGTGGCTTTGCATTCAATAA
- the HJV gene encoding hemojuvelin isoform X3 has product MQECIDQKVYQAEVDNLPAAFEDGSVNGGHRPGGSSLSIRTANPGSHVEIRAAYIGTTIIIRQTAGQLSFSIKVAEDVARAFSAEQDLQLCVGGCPPSQRLSRSERSRRGTITIDTARQLCKEGLPVEDAYFHSCVFDVLISGDPNFTVAAQAALEDARAFLPDLENLHLFPSDAGVPLSSATLLAPLLSGVFVLWLCIQ; this is encoded by the coding sequence ATGCAGGAATGCATTGATCAGAAGGTCTACCAGGCTGAGGTGGACAATCTTCCCGCAGCCTTTGAAGATGGTTCTGTCAATGGAGGTCACCGACCTGGGGGCTCAAGTTTATCCATTCGGACTGCTAACCCTGGGAGCCATGTGGAGATCCGAGCTGCCTACATTGGCACAACTATAATCATTCGGCAGACAGCTGGGCAGCTCTCCTTCTCCATCAAAGTAGCAGAGGATGTGGCCAGGGCCTTCTCAGCTGAGCAGGACTTGCAGCTCTGCGTTGGGGGATGCCCTCCAAGTCAGCGACTCTCACGCTCGGAGCGCAGTCGTCGGGGAACTATAACCATTGATACTGCCAGACAGCTGTGCAAGGAAGGGCTGCCAGTTGAAGACGCTTACTTCCATTCCTGTGTCTTTGATGTTTTAATCTCTGGTGACCCCAACTTTACTGTGGCAGCTCAGGCAGCTCTGGAGGATGCCCGAGCCTTCCTGCCAGACTTGGAAAACCTGCACCTCTTCCCCTCGGATGCTGGGGTTCCTCTTTCCTCAGCAACCCTCCTAGCCCCACTCCTTTCTGGGGTCTTTGTTCTGTGGCTTTGCATTCAATAA